Genomic segment of Dermochelys coriacea isolate rDerCor1 chromosome 16, rDerCor1.pri.v4, whole genome shotgun sequence:
ACGGCTTCTTGCTGGCGGAACTTGTGATCAAGACAGGGAGGGTGTGACAAAAGTGTGCATGCGCGAATGTATCTGcacatgtgtgcatgtgtgtttgtgacaAACCTGACGCTGATTCCTGGTTTCCATGGGGGCTAGTGGACTATTCTGTGCTGATGAGGCAGCACGTTCCCCCATGCTGCTAGTATACAACGTTGCATTTACTAATgcactttccttttctcttcaaaGCTGCAAGGCCTTACTTACAGTTCTGTTTTACTTCTCTCCAAGGCCCGCTGCAGTAAATCATCTGAGAATAAAAGCGAGAAGGTATaaaaggctgctggaagcaggaAGGGAATCCCACCCCTTACCTGACAAGGCATGTCCCTTCCTGGGGCCTATGCTTCCATAACATCACagtcactttttttccccacgCCAATCCTGGGCCAGGCGCAGtcaggggggctggggcatggctGTGCTCTGCCCATATGCCCAGAATTGCCCCAGTTGAGATCCAAGCACTCAAACATCATGAGCCAGCTCCCTAAGATCAGAAGATCGGCTTAAAAACATAAGATTAAAAATAGTAAGTTTGGGCTCTTTTCTGTTGGCCTTCTGGGTTTGGAGCCTTTAGGTTGCACCTGTATCACCCTACTTGGCTTTCCTCCTCAGCATGGAGGCCAGAAACTTCCTCTTTTGAAAGGAGTGCTGAAATTCTCACTTAATTACTGGGACTTGAAGGACAGAGACCTTTGAGAGGTGGCTGGGAGACGAGGCCTGTGGCGGTATTGCGAGTATTGTGGTACGAGTCAGAATTCTTACTTCATTCAGTACAGGGCAACCCATCTTCCCCCAGCAAAGCATAGCCCAAGTGGTGTAATGAGAGCGCCTACAGAAGAAGAAAGATGGAGTGTTCGTAGTGAGATCCCTGCTACGGGGATCCAGCATGAGACAGCAACAGGAATATACCCAACTCTTTGCTCTTATGTACAGGTGGAAATGCCCAGCCTGCCCAGAGCTCCTTGGATGATTCGGAGGAGTGGCGGGAGAGCTCTCTTAGCCCTTAACTGACCATGATGTGGGGCGGGATCCTTCACCAACAGACCTCTACTCCCAAGGGTTTTAATTAAACAGGTGTTACAAGCATGAACAAAGCCCAGGGTTTAATGCAGCAGAACAGGTATCATTGTCCCTGGTAGTGAGCTGCTCTCTCACTTCCCTGATAGCTGAGGTAAAactcccccctgccctgtctccactaGGAGTTTACAAGGAGATCGTTATCTTGTGCTTGCTTGTCTTGTAAAATTCCACCTTTATCCCTAGTGGAGACACAGCCTTGGTGGGCCTCACTTACTGCTTCTCTGGTGTCCAGAGAGACTTCCCACTTCTACAAGAGCCACATTTTTCAAATGCAGCCCTCAGTCCACCCTCTTTATCTGGGGAAACTCAGCAAAGCCAGCAGCTCCTTGTGTCTGGAAGTTGAAAAGTTAATAGAGTTCCACATAGGGCGAGGCAGGTGTGGGGTTGCCTTTCCTGCCAGCCGAGGGTGGGGCGGCCAGCACACTGTCTGAGAAAAGCTGAATGCCTCAGCTGGACCCATATTGCCATGTGGCTGcagttcatttatttatttaactcacCCCTCCTCAGTCTCCTATCTCAGCCGCAGTGCATCCTTCCACATCTTGCAGGCTGTGGTTACCTTTACTGTCCTGTGTTGTTTGTATTACTGGAGTGCTTAGGAGCCTAGTCAGGGCCAGGACccatacaaacacacaacactAATGCCAACTTTTTGCAGGTAGCAAGAAAGAGGCAGGGGCAAGTCTGTTTCCAGATGGCTTTATGAGCCAGCACCATCATCCGTTTCCTACAGGAAGATGGGGTTTTCCATACTGGACCAGTCTGCTAGTCTAGAACCCTCTCTCTCAGCACGAGTGGCCAATCCCTAGTGGTTCAGAGATAGGTCAGAACACCCCATAAAGTTCCGTGGTTTCACTAGCTTGTTTTTTCTCCTCCCATCTTTTTGTaagcatttgtacagcacctagcaccccgAGGCCCTAATTCACGGCCTGCTGGTGCTACTGCAATGCCCATACTAAATACTAAACCAATTCTGTTCCTCAGTGCTCTGTGTCCCTGATCGGTATCCAGTCAGAACACTCCTTCAGATTGAGTTATGTTGTCATAAAACAGCCTCACATCCCTTAATTATTTTAACCCCAGCCGCAGCCTTCTGCCCTGCTTCTGCTGTTCTTGCTCTGCTTAATCTCAGCCCGCTGTGTTTAAGGAGCACCACATGCTGCCTCTCAGAGCCAGGGCTCCCCCTGCCACTCCCAGCGCAGATTCTGTCAGtgctcttcctctccccactcctcaaATAACCCTGGCACAAAAGCTCTCTGTCCCCTCGCGCTCCCATTCCTTAGCAGGCTGACTCTGGGTCATGCTTGGCTGGATCACATCTTTTTGCTTTCCCAGCGTAACCATTGTCAGATGTTAACGGCAGAATAACGAGAGTGTTCCCACGGCTTTAGAAATGGGAAGATGGCAAAAGGGTTAAAGTCCTGGCTCCAAATGCGGGGTTTTTCTGGTAGCATGTTAAACACTGAGGGCCAAATTTGCCACTGGTGGAAATTGAcatagatttcagtggagctgcactgacttacaccagctgagggtgaAATGACCCTCCCCCACCCGGGCCTTGTCACTTGGGCAGAGCTGTGAGCTGTCTGCCGTCTGCCACTAAGGTGATGTGCCAGGACTTTACAGCCCAGCTGCGCCCCAGCTCGGCTAGCTGGAAATGTGGACTTCCTCAGATTGCTGAGGATCTCCAGAAATAACTCATGGGAATGTAACTAGCAGGGTTGTGCAGACCCtgtccctgcttccccctcccccaaggctgctttcctcccccgccccagcgaTGCAAACAGCCACACTAGCTTAACGAATTGGCTGGGGTTCCCTGGCACACTGAAATCCATgtggcatggagccagggcaggagaTCTTTCTTGAGTCTCAGGGCTCTTAGGAGTAACAGCCTTCACTCCCAAACATTGGGCTGTCTCACTAATGTTACCTAGTCATTGCATTGAGCAGCCCAGCCCTAGATCTCCAAGCATTGCGCACAGGATGAAGAGTTTCATTACCCCCGTTTTTGGGATGGGGAGAACACGGCCCACAGAGGAGAAAAGACTTGctccaggtcacccagcagctcagtagcagagctggaattagCACCCAGGCTCCTAGCCCAGCCCCGCACTCACTGCGATGggatttttctttgcttcctgcAGGTCCAGTGTAGGTCACTGTTCCAGCGAGGGCTTTCTGCTGCCCCGATGTGGGACATCACAACCCTTAGCAAAGCAGGAAATGCCAAGTGAAGGTTTTGTTTCCCCACAGTGCTTCCACCACACCCGAGCCCTTCCCCGCTGGGAGGCCAGCCCGGCCCCTGCCAGGAGGGTCTCTGGGGCATGGGGACTAGTTACCTGAATCCCCTCTTCTGCTGTCAGTCCCTCGGGTTGTGACTGGGCAGCTCAGTGTGAGCTCTGCCAACCAGCAGCAATTCCCCCTGGGTCAGGGCTTCTAGCCAGGTGCACGGCCCCACGGTGAGAGTGCAGATACCACTGGGATGGGCACAGAGACAATGGCTGTGTGAGGGAAGGGTAGGGTGCTGGGCTCTTCCCCATTCTTTTTGGCACCAcctgggctggcgggggggtcTCTCCCCGCCGTGGCAGCTCCGGGACTGGGGCCATGGGATGGGTGTTCCTTCCCCAGCCatggcaggctggggctgggtttgggccaAGGTTCAgggcgcccctcccctggctgcgaCAGGTCCGGCCCAGGGGAGGGGCGCCTGGCCATGGCAGGTCCAGGGCTGAGTTGGGGCTGGGCtaggttggggctggggaggggcaccccGCCCCCTGGCCACAGCAGGTCCTGGCCGGGCGGGTTCCCTCAGCACCTGTGCGGCCGTATGGCCGTACCACTTACAGGGAACGTAGGTCCCTGCCCCACTGAGCTTACAGGCTGCTGGTTGCCAGAGcagtgctccatccactaggACACACTGCCTCCCTGCCTTAACACGTCACTAATGTCCCTGCTTCCAGGAGCTTACACTGTGTGTATAATTATACTCAGCACTTCCCCAGGGATTACTCTGTCAGATCACCCTCCCTGAGGCTAACTGCTCCTTACAGCCCACTGGTGGGGGGGTTGGTGTTGGTTTGTGGACAAGCTTTGTGGAAGCTTGTGCAGAGGGGCTAAGGGACCTTCCAAGGCCACCCAGAGGGCGGATGGAGAGCTGGGGGTTGggttgttgtattaatttagttggaatatatgggccaaaggtgttaacataaacCAATCACTGTCCAGtgttaaataatattaaacaaGGCCCAGGGTTCAGTATACAGAGCCCTCAGCCTGCTCAGTACCAGGGCAAGCTCCTTTAAGAGCatatagaaaagaaggaaaaacagctaaagtatttgaaatgtgaagtattgAAAAAGGCTTTCATTTGAACTATGTCCCTTGTTCCTTTTTCTTTGAGCTGGAAAGAGTTTTCAGAAGGaatctgccccccaccccccagccttgtTTGACAggctacactgcaaagaaaaactcacAGCACTGAGTCTGAGCCCAAgtcatgctatggggctaaagccatcagtgtagatgttcctgctctgGCTGGAGCTCTGGCTCTGAAACGCGATGAGGGGGGGAGGTGTGACATTACTTAGGGCACAATCTGGACAGATGTGTTCTCtagggtgccttttacactgcttttctgtgagaacaaccactcctattctgcccacacacagcctccagcatgtaaatcccCCCCAGCTATACTGTATGCCATGGAACACATCTTATGcagtagaattttataactttacatacaatttgGCCACACAGATTTTACTAGGACAGTAACATTCAGCAAATTaggagttttcagatgatacctcacacggcatattttgtacaaaatttattatAATCTTGTATAAAGGGTGAACTCAAGGGTACATATTGTCTCAGGAGGgtctcagaacctgggctccagcctgagcgggAATGTCTACGCTGCTGTTTTTAGACCTGCAGCCCGAGACCCGTATGCCCAAGTCATCTGActcgggctctgagacttggtgccgtGGGTTTCtctctgcagtgtagatgtacccttagatggtattaaagatggtaatagctgcccttttggggaaaagagaagaagtttgtTGAGACGATCTGGAGCTGGTGTTGTTAAAGTCTAATTCTGTTTCATCCCAGGGTTGTCTGTGGTGTGGCTagagccagtggaggtggtgatttcatctgggtccctctccgTGTCCGCTCTGGTCAGGATTAGGATGATGAAGGCTCTGGGGTCCTATGAGactgtgggggtggcagccatgatggtggaGCTTGCTCCAGTAGCCAGTTTTTCTCCCAAAGACTCTTTCCTTAAGGACCCCAAAGAGAGTGGGGGGTGGACTAGTTCATCCccccattattttgtccaccaattaggcctagtttctgacatatcaattttggttcattgatacTTGCTCCCACACTGTTgctgtttaccaggcatgatcttaacacagtccttgagttttATCACAGGCCTTTTTGTCTGGGCTGAGCCAGTctttctgcctccttctcctACCTTTTCCGTCATGATTTGTTGGGACAGTTGTCACTTACTTTGAATAGCTGAATTCCCATTAGGGCATGTTTGTAGGCCCAGTGATCCCCCCAGGGTTCAGGAGTCTCCCATGCCCAGTCTCTGTGGCCACACATCGCTCAGACTTGGGGGCATGTTAAACTGAGATAGACCCTTTCTAGGAGCCAGGttttcccagcccttccccactgccACAGGCTCCTCTACATGGGCAGAAGCTCACTGAGCAGCAGCCCCTGAAATGCTGTTAGAGCAGGGAAGGGAGTCAGGGTGTTTAGTGGCTGGATTGAAGCTGGCAGAAGGGTAGAGCCATGGGGGTCCCTCTGCACCCAGCTGGGCTGGCTTTTGGGGCATAGTTGGCAGGGAATCTCCTTGGGTGAGATCTTCACCAGTCGATTATCTGCTCTTTCTCCTGTTTGCCCAGGTCAGCTGAAGCTATCCATCGACATGCAGGGCAGGCTCCTTGTGCTGCACAGTAAGTATCGCTGGGGGGGGCGTGTCAccaggagagcaggggcagcTCATGCGAAGGTCACTTTGCCTGATGCCTGTTGTAGCGTTCTGTACCAGAACAGTGTTATCCCTAGAGTCGCCAGAGGGGCTGGCTCAGCAGTGGGGCTTGAACCTGGGGCTGCTGGCGTGGAAGGAGCAGGCTCTTCTAGCAGTGGCTGCCGCAAGCTCACCACCCTGTGCTTGAGGCCCAGCCACACTAGAGGGGAATAGAGCACTGCCCCACATGTGTGTGCTAACATGTGCAAAGTGTGATCTTTGTGGTCTCAATTGTGAGGGTCTGTAGTGACTCTGGTGCCAGTCTTGCTGCCCTGGCTTAACCCAGGCAGAGGGAGAGCAGGGCTTGGCTCTGCCTTCTGTGACCCAGCTCCAGCTAGATCTCTTAACAAACCTAGGCCGGCTGCTTGCTGGCAGGAGCTCTTTGTCTCCAAGCCTCACTCCTCCCGTGGTGTCCTTGAGTGAGTCAACAGCGATGCTGCTGCAAGGTGCGCCCAGCATAGCCCCTGCTGTAGGCGGCCCAGCCCGGACGGCCCACTCTGCATCACAGCGGGGGcaagcagggccatccttaggatttatggtgcCCTAGGCAGGATTATTAAAttggtgcccctatgcctgacttgctcttagcaacacaaacataagcttacagtattggaaaacttgtcacatgcactttattaaaaactgTTTAACTTAATTAAGCACACTGTAATGCTGATGGACTAGCACTAAAGAAGTAGTGCTatagaaaaaattctgatttattgacagaatgatgcaaagaatataattttttaaacttgTCAACATTTTTTTGGAAATTTCTATGAAGAGATATTgaaacaaggatttgtttttaattaaaaagggatctttctggcttttttggctgcaaaaTCAGTAATAATGTCATTGTATGACAAAGACAAAGTGATGTCTTCTTCGACTGCAAGAATAGCAAGACCAGTCAATTGTTCCTGACTCATTGTAGAACAGAGGTAGTTTTTAATGAGCTTTAGTTTTACGAAACTCCATTCTCCTGATGCTACTATTACTGGAATTGTCAGTAGAATACGAGTGGCAATATACACATTAGGATATATGTCAACAAGTTTGCTGATATGAATAAACTGTACAATGTCCATCACTGATTTTGCATGTGGCAACATTGATGACAATGTACTCAATTCTTCGTACAATTCaagtccatttaaatcaaaactatcaCCGTGCTTCAGGAGGCTCTCTAGGTTCTTGCACTTCGTCATTTGCTGCTCTTGTTTTCCTATTTTGTTGAATTTAGTTATGTCATAGAAAAATCCAAACTGTTCATGGAGTGCTCGTAAGGTATTAAACCTTTCATCAATGGCAGATATTGCTTTATCCatcacaacattaaaaaattcaacctCAAATTTATTTTCTGGATCGTTTATGGGCTCATCTACGCCTTCATATTCCACTTGCCGTTTTTTCCTTGAAACTCGTGTCATGTTCGGACATGGAAATTTAGGTTCTACACCGAGTGCCTGTGCAGGCTCCCTTGCTGTAACCTGTGCTTCTTTGAATCCATTTTCTCTAAAAAGTCTCATGTGTTGTTTAGTATGGTAAGTGTGGAATAAAGCTGCATCATTGGACTCTGCATTATTTTGCTTACATGTGAGATTTTAACAAGAAGGCCGTACCAGATTACGACAGGTGTTAGAAACTTGAAGCTGGATATTTCAGAGGCCATTGACTGTGCTTCACTTTTAGCTTTTGGATCTCTGGCTTCTTCCGAAATAGCAACCAGTGCTTCGTAAACTTCCTCAGATTGATATCTCAACGTTTTTGCACTTTCTACTCTGCTTTCCCAGCGTGTCTCAGATAGAGGCTTAACAGTAATACCATTGACATGTGCTTTGAATATTTGCCATCGTTGAGTGGAAGCTGAAAAGAGCAAGCAAATGCGttgcagcaaaccaaaaaaagaaatagcatCTACAGAAGACTTGGTTAtatcacacaaaatcaaattaaggctGTGGCATGCCCATGGAACAAAAAATGCTTGTGGATTTTCTGCCAGCAATCTAGTTTGCACGCTAGAAATGCATCCTCTCATATTGGCACCATTATATTAGCTCTGTCCTCTAATGTTCATTATGGACAATCCCATTCATTTTAGTTCATCAGGGAGAACTTGAAGAAGTCCAAAACCGGTAGTGTCCTCTACTTCTAAAAATGTGATAAATGATTTCTTAACTGTAATCTGTGCTGAATCATTAATGTTGACAAATCTCACTACTAACGACATCTGTTCTTGATGACTTATGTCCGGAGTGCAATCTAGAattactgcaaaatattttgccaaagtaACCAATGAAACAATGTTGTCTCTCACTTTATCACTCATTAGCATGATcacttcattttgaattcttggaCCCAAATAGTGgtcatgtatttcattttcagttactcTTTGGAGATATTCACTCATCACTGTGTCAAATTTTCCCAGCAGTTGTACAAAGCCCCCAAAATGGCCATTTTTGGGCTGGAATAATTTCTCAATGCTTCCTCTAAAAGCAATATTGTTTGTTGATAGATATTCAACAATAGATAATAGACGTTCAAGAACACGACACCAATGCTGCTTTTCTGACTCTAGCAATCTTTGATTTTGGGCATCAAGAGTTGTCTGATTTTTTAACCTTACACTCAGCTCACACCATTTGTGCATACTTTCAATGTGTTGTTGTGCCTTTTCATATTGCGGTAATATGTGACTAAGATTTTTCCAATCATTAGTACCCATGGTTGCTATCTTAAAGTTGCAACTATTAAAAAGCTTGCATGGGAAACAAAATATAGCATCCTTGCATTTAGAGTACACAAGCCACCGTCTGTTGACAATTTCACCATTAGAAAGTCTTTTGTCGTAATTGTTCTCTGTGAATTT
This window contains:
- the LOC122456857 gene encoding zinc finger MYM-type protein 1-like; the encoded protein is MQTKLKKRNNTQNNHLKQMQTQKITTVETVLAWDIDDIGTWPQSLNNEFRAIILEKDPGRIKALEYPKDIRGRKFTENNYDKRLSNGEIVNRRWLVYSKCKDAIFCFPCKLFNSCNFKIATMGTNDWKNLSHILPQYEKAQQHIESMHKWCELSVRLKNQTTLDAQNQRLLESEKQHWCRVLERLLSIVEYLSTNNIAFRGSIEKLFQPKNGHFGGFVQLLGKFDTVMSEYLQRVTENEIHDHYLGPRIQNEVIMLMSDKVRDNIVSLVTLAKYFAVILDCTPDISHQEQMSLVVRFVNINDSAQITVKKSFITFLEVEDTTGFGLLQVLPDELK